The following proteins are co-located in the Dyadobacter chenwenxiniae genome:
- a CDS encoding helix-turn-helix domain-containing protein: MSNAQLRRFKTISEFHKFRGLPKPEHPLISVINLETIDHLSANEWSLVNDFYSISLKRNFNVKIKYGQQEFDFDEGVMFFMAPGQILRLEVDRDMQLEQSGWMLLVHPDLLWNTHLATTIKQYEYFDYSVHEALFLSDKEEAIISGIMQGIQQEYHANIDKFSQDLIIAQLEVLLKYSERFYQRQFITRKISNHKIVERLERIINDYFNSSDLAQKGLPTVQYIAEMLNISPNYLSNMLRLLTGQTTQQHIHDKLIEKAKEKLSVTDLSVSEIAYELGFEHPQSFSKLFKTKTNFSPLEFRQSFN, encoded by the coding sequence ATGTCAAATGCGCAGCTTCGTCGGTTTAAAACCATCAGTGAATTTCACAAATTCAGGGGCTTACCCAAGCCCGAGCATCCGTTGATCAGTGTGATCAACTTGGAGACGATAGACCATCTATCCGCTAATGAGTGGAGTCTGGTCAATGACTTTTACTCCATTTCCCTGAAAAGAAATTTCAATGTGAAGATCAAATACGGTCAGCAGGAGTTTGACTTCGACGAAGGTGTGATGTTCTTCATGGCGCCCGGCCAGATCCTGCGCCTTGAAGTGGACCGCGATATGCAATTGGAGCAATCGGGGTGGATGTTGCTCGTCCATCCCGATCTTTTATGGAACACACATTTGGCCACAACCATTAAACAGTACGAGTATTTCGACTATTCGGTGCACGAAGCACTTTTCCTGTCGGACAAAGAAGAAGCGATCATTTCGGGCATTATGCAGGGTATTCAGCAGGAATATCATGCAAACATTGACAAGTTCAGCCAGGATCTGATTATTGCCCAGCTGGAAGTTTTACTCAAATATTCGGAACGGTTTTACCAGCGCCAATTTATTACCAGGAAAATAAGCAATCACAAAATCGTGGAAAGGCTGGAACGCATTATCAATGACTACTTTAACAGTTCAGATCTGGCGCAAAAGGGCTTACCAACGGTGCAGTACATTGCCGAAATGCTGAACATTTCGCCCAATTATCTGAGCAATATGCTTAGACTCTTAACCGGGCAAACCACACAGCAGCACATTCACGACAAGCTGATTGAAAAAGCCAAAGAAAAATTATCAGTGACGGATTTGTCCGTCAGCGAAATCGCCTATGAGCTGGGTTTCGAACATCCGCAATCATTCAGCAAGTTGTTTAAAACCAAGACAAATTTTTCGCCTCTGGAATTCAGGCAATCATTTAATTGA
- a CDS encoding DUF1330 domain-containing protein gives MIYYTQLIFIKEGKESSFHFFEDQVLPLLKQHNGALIYRIRPSISSVVATTLGHPYEIHLVTFQDRKSFESYRDDPQRLKHMHLKDESVERIMLIEGNAL, from the coding sequence ATGATCTATTATACACAACTTATTTTTATTAAGGAAGGTAAAGAGAGCTCCTTCCATTTTTTTGAAGACCAGGTTTTGCCATTGCTCAAACAGCATAACGGGGCGCTGATCTACCGGATCAGGCCGAGCATATCGTCGGTTGTTGCCACCACTTTGGGCCATCCCTATGAAATTCACTTGGTCACTTTCCAGGATCGAAAAAGTTTTGAGAGTTATCGCGATGATCCCCAGCGCTTAAAACACATGCATTTGAAAGATGAATCTGTTGAGCGGATCATGCTGATTGAGGGAAATGCTTTATGA
- a CDS encoding TIGR03885 family FMN-dependent LLM class oxidoreductase has product MTKINIGYHASHEQFKPSQLVDYAVQAQKAGFTAALSSDHFYPWGETQGESGFAWSWLGAAMQATNLSFGIVNAPGQRYNPAIIAQAVATLCEMFPQRFWIATGSGQFLNEHITGEKWPAKAVRNQRLKESVDIMRALWAGQTVTHKGLFEVYDAKLYTLPGYMPTVIGAAITEKTAEWVGGWADGMITTSRPPAELKRIVEAFRRGGGEGKPVYLKVQLSYDISIERALEGAHQQWKNNVFPSALLADIRGPEGFDAAGAMVRPEDMYSAVRVSDSPDQHVEWLSRDIEAGVSHLYLHNVNLEQERFIHVFGEKVLPHLNTMTNQIN; this is encoded by the coding sequence ATGACTAAAATAAACATCGGCTATCACGCCTCACACGAACAATTTAAACCTAGTCAGTTAGTCGATTACGCGGTCCAGGCCCAGAAAGCCGGATTTACGGCGGCGCTCAGTTCAGACCATTTTTATCCCTGGGGAGAAACCCAGGGCGAAAGCGGTTTTGCGTGGAGCTGGCTGGGTGCTGCCATGCAGGCGACTAACCTGAGTTTCGGGATTGTAAACGCACCTGGCCAGCGATATAACCCCGCCATTATTGCACAGGCCGTGGCAACGCTTTGCGAAATGTTCCCGCAACGGTTCTGGATTGCAACAGGAAGCGGTCAGTTCCTGAACGAGCACATAACCGGCGAAAAGTGGCCGGCAAAAGCGGTGCGTAACCAGCGCCTCAAAGAAAGTGTAGACATTATGCGGGCGCTTTGGGCAGGGCAAACTGTGACGCACAAAGGGCTCTTTGAAGTCTACGATGCAAAACTTTATACGCTCCCGGGTTACATGCCCACAGTCATAGGCGCTGCCATTACAGAGAAGACTGCGGAATGGGTAGGCGGATGGGCCGACGGTATGATTACCACTTCGCGCCCGCCAGCCGAGTTGAAAAGGATCGTTGAAGCTTTCAGGAGGGGCGGAGGTGAGGGTAAACCCGTTTATCTCAAAGTACAGCTTTCCTATGATATTTCTATTGAAAGGGCCCTGGAAGGTGCTCACCAGCAATGGAAAAACAATGTCTTCCCGTCTGCACTCCTGGCAGATATCCGCGGCCCGGAGGGTTTTGACGCAGCGGGCGCGATGGTCAGACCGGAGGATATGTACTCGGCTGTGCGCGTTTCGGATAGTCCGGACCAGCATGTAGAGTGGCTCTCTCGTGACATTGAGGCGGGCGTTTCGCATTTGTATCTGCACAATGTCAATCTGGAACAAGAGCGATTTATTCATGTTTTTGGAGAAAAAGTTTTACCGCATTTAAATACGATGACAAATCAAATTAACTAA
- the glgX gene encoding glycogen debranching protein GlgX — translation MSYTIQNEVVEAPDSLDLGIRPGSPYPLGSTWDGQGVNFAIFSEHATKVELCLFENAEASAEHVKIEIEETTHHIWHVYVQGIGPGQLYGYRFHGPYEPGEGHRFNPNKLVIDPYAKALSGTIDWDDSLFAYQIGHKRQDLSFSETDSAPHLPKSIVIDPHFDWEDDQPPRIPYHETIIYEAHVKGLTKLHQGIPPEIQGTYAGIAHPEMIKYLNELGITAIELMPVHHFVADRHLLENGLTNYWGYNTLGFFAPDVRYASKNEAGAHVLEFKNMVKALHQAGIEVILDVVYNHTAEGNHLGPTFSFKGIDNKSYYRLEPGEPRHYKDYTGTGNTINTQLPNVLGMIMDSLRYWITEMHVDGFRFDLASTLARTLNDTDTLGSFFNIIYQDPIISQVKLIAEPWDIHEDGYMVGKFPPGWAEWNDQYRDCVRSYWRGSERKLAEFAQRFTGSPDLYQGGYRSPMASINLITAHDGFTLHDLVSYNKKHNEANGENNNDGSNDNNSWNCGVEGETDDQEIIDLRNKQKRNFLTTLFLSQGVPMLVAGDELGRTQGGNNNAYCQDNEISWVNWQAADQQLLDFTKKLIWFCKDHPSFRRRRWFQGLPVLGSDVEDIRWYSPDGQLMTDENWEHDSAKSLGVYLNGKGIRCVNYDGQKITDDSFYIIFNAHEGSLDYVLPADQCHNNWKKAIDTSDGFIGSDQEEFVPGNKIKVQGRSVLVLKCHLG, via the coding sequence ATGAGTTACACCATTCAAAATGAAGTCGTTGAAGCACCTGACTCGCTGGATCTGGGCATTCGGCCAGGGTCACCTTATCCGCTTGGATCCACTTGGGACGGTCAGGGAGTTAATTTTGCCATTTTTTCAGAGCATGCAACCAAAGTGGAATTATGCCTTTTCGAGAACGCAGAGGCTAGTGCCGAACATGTTAAAATAGAAATTGAGGAAACTACACATCATATCTGGCATGTTTATGTGCAGGGCATAGGCCCCGGGCAGTTGTATGGTTACCGTTTCCACGGACCCTACGAACCAGGGGAAGGCCATCGTTTCAATCCCAACAAACTGGTGATTGACCCTTATGCGAAAGCCCTGTCCGGAACAATCGACTGGGATGATTCGCTATTTGCCTATCAGATCGGCCATAAGCGGCAGGACCTGTCTTTCAGTGAAACCGATAGTGCACCCCACTTGCCAAAATCGATTGTCATTGATCCCCATTTTGATTGGGAAGATGACCAGCCCCCCCGGATTCCGTACCACGAAACGATCATATATGAAGCGCATGTAAAAGGACTTACAAAGCTTCACCAGGGCATTCCACCAGAAATTCAAGGCACTTATGCAGGGATTGCACATCCTGAGATGATCAAATATTTGAATGAGCTGGGCATTACGGCCATTGAGTTGATGCCGGTGCATCATTTCGTTGCAGACCGCCATTTACTGGAGAACGGGCTAACGAACTATTGGGGCTATAATACCCTCGGCTTCTTTGCTCCCGATGTGCGGTATGCGAGTAAAAACGAAGCGGGTGCGCATGTGCTGGAATTCAAAAACATGGTGAAAGCATTGCATCAGGCTGGCATTGAGGTGATTCTGGACGTCGTTTATAACCATACGGCAGAAGGAAACCATTTGGGGCCCACGTTTTCTTTCAAAGGAATTGATAATAAAAGTTATTACAGGCTGGAACCCGGTGAGCCAAGACATTACAAAGATTACACCGGAACGGGAAACACCATCAATACACAGCTTCCCAATGTGCTGGGGATGATCATGGACAGCCTGCGTTACTGGATCACCGAAATGCACGTGGACGGGTTCAGGTTTGACCTTGCATCAACACTGGCGCGAACGTTAAATGATACGGACACCCTGGGATCCTTTTTCAACATCATTTACCAGGACCCGATTATTTCGCAGGTCAAGCTGATCGCTGAGCCATGGGATATTCATGAAGACGGTTATATGGTGGGTAAATTTCCGCCGGGCTGGGCCGAATGGAACGATCAATACCGTGATTGCGTGCGCTCATACTGGCGCGGTTCCGAACGAAAGCTCGCAGAATTTGCGCAGCGCTTCACAGGCAGCCCGGATTTATACCAGGGCGGCTACCGAAGCCCGATGGCCAGCATCAACCTGATCACAGCCCATGACGGCTTCACTTTGCATGACCTGGTCAGCTACAATAAAAAACATAACGAGGCTAACGGGGAGAACAATAATGATGGTTCTAATGATAACAATTCTTGGAACTGCGGCGTGGAGGGTGAAACGGATGATCAGGAAATCATTGACTTGCGTAACAAGCAAAAGCGTAACTTCCTGACTACATTATTCCTCTCACAGGGCGTTCCCATGCTGGTTGCGGGAGACGAACTGGGACGTACGCAAGGCGGCAATAACAATGCTTATTGCCAGGATAACGAAATTTCCTGGGTCAACTGGCAGGCGGCTGATCAGCAATTGCTTGATTTTACCAAGAAGTTGATCTGGTTTTGTAAAGACCACCCTTCATTCAGGCGGAGAAGATGGTTCCAGGGCTTGCCGGTATTGGGATCGGACGTGGAAGACATTCGCTGGTATTCTCCCGATGGCCAGTTGATGACAGACGAAAACTGGGAGCATGATTCTGCCAAATCACTGGGCGTTTATCTTAACGGCAAGGGAATCAGGTGTGTGAACTATGACGGCCAGAAAATTACGGACGATAGTTTCTACATCATTTTCAATGCGCACGAGGGATCGCTGGATTATGTCTTGCCGGCTGATCAATGCCATAATAACTGGAAAAAAGCCATCGATACGAGCGACGGCTTTATTGGTTCAGACCAGGAAGAATTTGTGCCGGGCAACAAGATCAAGGTTCAGGGCCGTTCGGTATTGGTACTTAAATGCCATTTAGGCTAA
- a CDS encoding glycosyltransferase family 9 protein, with amino-acid sequence MKFPVETTHKIAVFRALQLGDMLCAVPAFRALRRQYPHAEITLLGLPWAASFTTRFADYIDKFIHFPGYHGLPEQPFDQLLWDEFAERMQLEKFDLVLQMQGSGGIVNDMLEGLCAGPVAGFHSEGSYRDSGLFIEYPNSISEIERHLLMLANLGIQPQGTALEFPLQETEAANLHNIKSPFPGGPYVCVHPGSRGAWRQWPTSHFACLADQCAGMGYTIFVTGTKEEAAITAEVIDLMEFPAVDLTGKTGLGEMGQLIKNAELLISNCTGVSHIAAAMETPSIVISMDGEPERWGPLNKDLHKTIDWTKTQDFTSVLSLLDDLQSPSA; translated from the coding sequence ATGAAATTCCCTGTCGAAACAACCCATAAAATTGCTGTTTTCCGGGCGCTCCAACTAGGCGACATGCTGTGTGCTGTGCCTGCATTCAGAGCGTTGCGAAGACAATATCCGCATGCAGAAATTACGCTGCTCGGCTTGCCCTGGGCAGCTTCATTCACCACCCGATTCGCGGATTATATTGACAAATTCATCCATTTCCCGGGCTATCACGGGTTGCCTGAGCAACCGTTTGACCAATTGTTATGGGATGAGTTTGCAGAACGAATGCAATTGGAAAAGTTTGACCTTGTCCTGCAAATGCAGGGAAGCGGCGGCATCGTAAACGATATGCTGGAAGGCTTATGTGCCGGGCCTGTCGCCGGTTTTCACAGCGAAGGAAGTTACCGCGACAGCGGTTTGTTTATCGAATATCCCAATAGTATTTCAGAGATCGAGAGACATTTGCTTATGCTGGCAAACCTGGGCATTCAGCCGCAGGGAACCGCATTGGAATTTCCTTTGCAGGAAACAGAGGCTGCCAATTTACATAACATAAAATCACCCTTCCCGGGCGGCCCTTACGTGTGTGTACATCCGGGCTCGCGCGGAGCATGGCGCCAGTGGCCAACTTCGCATTTCGCTTGCCTGGCAGATCAATGTGCAGGAATGGGTTACACGATATTTGTAACCGGGACAAAAGAAGAAGCCGCCATTACAGCTGAGGTAATCGACCTCATGGAGTTCCCGGCCGTGGACCTGACCGGAAAAACCGGCCTGGGTGAAATGGGGCAGCTCATTAAAAATGCGGAACTGCTCATCAGCAACTGCACCGGGGTTTCCCACATTGCGGCTGCTATGGAAACCCCCAGCATTGTGATCAGCATGGATGGCGAACCAGAACGCTGGGGGCCTTTGAATAAGGATCTTCACAAAACCATCGACTGGACAAAAACACAAGATTTTACTTCGGTGCTTTCGCTGCTCGACGATCTTCAATCACCTTCCGCTTGA
- a CDS encoding glycosyltransferase family 2 protein: MGTASISVIIPTFRRPALLSRCLEAIRQQHCPDCSFEVLVVSDGPDEATHALIRDINQAHPEFPIHFHALPAKRGPAAARNYGWKKGAGELIIFTDDDCIPEAHWLDAYWTAYHLRNQHYIGFTGKVIVPVPERPTDYQKNVAHLSTAEFITANCACSRAALDRIGGFDEDFPIAWREDSELQFKLLKENLPIIHVPDAVICHPARAASWGTSIRDQQKSMFNALLFKKHPDLYREKIAKSPVWNYYTIIIASIIAIIAFLSGSKMLAFTALSIWAVALILFISKRLKGTDMSFSHRAEMVITSLIIPYLSVFWTLRGALRYKVFFL, translated from the coding sequence ATGGGGACAGCGAGCATTAGTGTTATCATTCCCACTTTCCGGCGTCCGGCGCTGCTCAGCCGCTGCCTCGAAGCAATCCGGCAACAACATTGTCCGGATTGCTCGTTTGAAGTGCTCGTCGTTTCGGACGGCCCGGATGAAGCGACGCATGCGCTGATCAGAGACATAAACCAGGCACATCCCGAATTTCCAATTCATTTCCATGCGCTTCCTGCTAAGCGCGGCCCTGCCGCTGCGCGCAATTATGGCTGGAAGAAGGGCGCCGGCGAACTGATCATTTTCACGGATGACGACTGCATTCCTGAGGCACATTGGCTGGACGCCTACTGGACCGCATACCATCTCCGCAATCAGCATTACATTGGTTTCACGGGCAAAGTGATTGTCCCGGTGCCGGAACGCCCGACAGATTATCAAAAGAACGTGGCCCACCTGTCCACGGCGGAATTTATCACGGCAAACTGCGCCTGTTCCAGAGCGGCCCTCGACCGTATTGGCGGGTTTGACGAAGATTTCCCGATTGCCTGGCGCGAAGATTCCGAGTTGCAGTTCAAGCTTTTGAAAGAGAATTTACCCATTATTCATGTGCCGGATGCGGTCATATGCCATCCCGCCAGAGCAGCTTCCTGGGGAACGAGCATCCGGGATCAGCAAAAGAGCATGTTTAATGCATTATTATTCAAAAAGCATCCGGACTTGTATAGGGAAAAAATCGCCAAAAGCCCCGTCTGGAATTACTACACTATCATTATTGCAAGCATTATTGCAATCATTGCATTCCTTTCAGGTTCAAAAATGCTGGCATTCACAGCATTGTCGATTTGGGCCGTTGCTTTAATTTTATTTATTTCAAAACGATTAAAAGGCACGGATATGTCCTTTTCACACCGGGCAGAAATGGTCATTACGTCACTGATAATCCCTTATCTTTCCGTTTTTTGGACACTCCGTGGAGCATTGCGGTACAAAGTCTTTTTCCTATGA